Sequence from the Thermocaproicibacter melissae genome:
TCCGCGAATTCTTCAATGTGGATACTGTGCGAAGTCTCAGAGACGTCGATAATATTCTCGATGGTATCGTGGCTGAAACTGCGTTCAAATGTGAGGATAAAGGCCTGTTCACGGGATTTTGTACGATTCATAACATCCTCCGATATCTTTCATAAAAAGAACCCTCCATGGGTGTGTGGAGGGTTCCAGAAAAAGCTGTAAAATTTTCAAACTTCCACATGAATATTATACCACATTTCCCGGCTTTGACAACTATGTACGTTCAATAATATGGATTTTATCAAAGGAGAGACCGGTCTGGGAAGCAACGATATCCTGAATTACGATTGCGTCGTTCTGGGAATTTTCCTTTGTTTTCACAATGACACTGCATTGATCTTCCCCTAACGTGACGATGCAATCCGAATAGCCCTTTGCTTTGATGAGCGTTTCAATGTTTGCCTGCTTTAAAAGATTTTCCGTCATTTTTGCCGCTTTATCTACCGCTTCCTTATGAGCTGCATCACTCTTTGAGGTATCTTCCAGAATCTTTGCAAAGGTTTCTTTTGCTTCGTCCTGAGCCTTCTGCCGAGACAGAGCAGCCTGCGTAAAGAAGTCATCCGTTGAAGTGTTGGCTTCCGTTTGTTTTGCCGCCGAGCTAGAAGCAGCTGACTGACTCTTTGCAGAAGAAGCAGAACTCTTTGCGGAAGGTGCACTGCCGTTTACCATCAGCGTCTGACCTAACTGCCGGCCGGTATTTGAAGCCACGGCCTGCGTTGCTTTGAGCGATGCGCTATTGCCTGAAAGTACTACATTCAGATATACGGCTGCACCCAATGCAACTACTAGTGCCGCAAGCACGAGCTGCCGTTTGCCCATAGCCATAAAATGATTCCCCCTGATTTTATTATTTTGCCTTAATCACGCAAACATGCACAGAAGTTATGTTCAGAGCCGTAGTTACGGCAGTTGTAATATTCTTTTGAACTTTCAGATCATCACCGCCGTCACAGACGACGACGACACCTTTAACAAGCGGCTGAATTTCCGTAACCTTCACAACTTTTTCAGCACCGTTCTCATCTTTGATGACCAAATATTTCTCTTCTTTGCTGTTGCTTTTTTCCTTCGTACCGCTTCCGCTTTCTGCGCTATCGCCTTTTTCTTGGTCATCCGTTTTAACTTCTGTTGCATATACATCTTTAGTTGTCTGCTCAAGAGTTACCATGACGCGCACTTTTCCGGCGCCGTCAATTTGCGAGATAATGTTTGTAAGCTTATCTTCCAACAATTTTTCGTAGCTTTCTGCGGATATAGCATTGACCGCAGAGCTCGATGATGAAAGTGCTGCGGAAGTCTGTGTGCTGCAACCTTTGAGGCTGCCGGAGAGTGCAATCAGGAAAATTCCAAGAATTCCTCCCCCAACAGCAATTTTGCGGTATGTATCGTTTTCGGCAAGACGCTGAAATGCACTTTTTTTCTTCTGCTCTTTTGAATTTGCCTCAGCTGCCATCCGCAACGACCTCCATTTGCAGTCCTAACTCTTTTGCAAGATAATCCTGAGCTGTTTTTGTTTTCGCAACGTCCTGTTTTGAAAGTGTAACAATTACTTTAGTAATTGATATGCGGCCGTCCTCTTTTGTATCCATAATAACAGAAACATTTTTGCATTTAATCTTTATCCGCGCAAGCTCAGCTGTTACAAGATTTTGGATGCTTTCTTGGGTCGCCTGCTTGAGCTGATCGTTGACGGTTGATTGCAGTTGTGTGTTCTGCGATGCTTTCCAGTCACCTCCACTATTGATGCTCATGCGAATCTGCGGTGCGAATTTCGATAACGGAGAAATCATGACGCAGATGATAAACGCGCCTACGACGAATTTTCCCATACGTTCCATGGAGCCTGCCGGAAGAATACTCTGAGCGAGAGAAGCGGTCAGCGCAGCTAGGCATATTACCATTGTCCATTGTTGAATCTCTTTCATGCCAAGCCTCCGATCAAAATCATGACCACGGTAGATATAATCAGCACCGTCATGCAGCAGAAAAGGATGGCAAGCATGGTAGAAACAACATCTGCAGACGCCTTGAGAAGACCGGTGATACCGTCCAATTCAAACATCTGGCTGATACCTGACGACAGCAGTAACGTCAAGTACCAAAGAATACATTCGGCTAAGACAGGCAGAAAGATAGCGAGCCCTGCAAGCAGCCCAAATGCGCCAACGCCGGATTTGAGCATTTTCACGCAGCTTGTAACCGTGTTCAACGCTTCCCCAAGCGCGTTGCCGACAACCGGAACGAAACTGCCAACGATGAATTTTGCCGCGCGCACCGCTGTGTTGTCCTGAGAAGCGGCAATCAGGGAGTGCATGGTTACAAGTCCGGTAAACAAAGTCATTCCAAGGCCCATAATCCATTTCACGATTTTATTCAGAACGTCACAGAGTCCACTCAGGTTGATTGCCGGTGAAACGGAGGAAACAACGGAAAGGGCAAGAAAAAGATTCAGCATTGGCACAAGAATCGTTGTTGCGAAAACGGAGACAAGGTTGCCCACGGCCATCATTAACAAATGATATGACCCGGCAGAAACCGATTGCCCAGCAGCGACCAATATCGCTACCATGACGGGAACACAGGCTAAAAGAAAGTCCGATGCAGCTTTCAAGACATCGGAAGCGTCGGAAATGCAAGAAACAATTGGCTGCACAATGAGTGCACAGACGCAAAGGGTTCCGACCATTCCGATTACTCCGCCCATTGGCTTTTCTCCGAACGATAATTTTAGACCGTTCAACAAAGCGCAGAGTAAAACAATCGCAATTACCGAAGCCATAACCCGAAGAGGGTTTACCGCTTTTC
This genomic interval carries:
- a CDS encoding SpoIIIAH-like family protein yields the protein MAMGKRQLVLAALVVALGAAVYLNVVLSGNSASLKATQAVASNTGRQLGQTLMVNGSAPSAKSSASSAKSQSAASSSAAKQTEANTSTDDFFTQAALSRQKAQDEAKETFAKILEDTSKSDAAHKEAVDKAAKMTENLLKQANIETLIKAKGYSDCIVTLGEDQCSVIVKTKENSQNDAIVIQDIVASQTGLSFDKIHIIERT
- a CDS encoding stage III sporulation protein AE; translation: MGKKVFCMVLAMLACLLFQIPAFAESSSSSPDYSKYYQEQAKKSGADELQEKLPEDTQKILRELGVDSADWTSITSITPQNYFQKILSIFSGKAVNPLRVMASVIAIVLLCALLNGLKLSFGEKPMGGVIGMVGTLCVCALIVQPIVSCISDASDVLKAASDFLLACVPVMVAILVAAGQSVSAGSYHLLMMAVGNLVSVFATTILVPMLNLFLALSVVSSVSPAINLSGLCDVLNKIVKWIMGLGMTLFTGLVTMHSLIAASQDNTAVRAAKFIVGSFVPVVGNALGEALNTVTSCVKMLKSGVGAFGLLAGLAIFLPVLAECILWYLTLLLSSGISQMFELDGITGLLKASADVVSTMLAILFCCMTVLIISTVVMILIGGLA
- a CDS encoding stage III sporulation protein AG, with product MAAEANSKEQKKKSAFQRLAENDTYRKIAVGGGILGIFLIALSGSLKGCSTQTSAALSSSSSAVNAISAESYEKLLEDKLTNIISQIDGAGKVRVMVTLEQTTKDVYATEVKTDDQEKGDSAESGSGTKEKSNSKEEKYLVIKDENGAEKVVKVTEIQPLVKGVVVVCDGGDDLKVQKNITTAVTTALNITSVHVCVIKAK
- a CDS encoding stage III sporulation protein AF translates to MKEIQQWTMVICLAALTASLAQSILPAGSMERMGKFVVGAFIICVMISPLSKFAPQIRMSINSGGDWKASQNTQLQSTVNDQLKQATQESIQNLVTAELARIKIKCKNVSVIMDTKEDGRISITKVIVTLSKQDVAKTKTAQDYLAKELGLQMEVVADGS